Within the Vigna angularis cultivar LongXiaoDou No.4 chromosome 10, ASM1680809v1, whole genome shotgun sequence genome, the region aatgaaggttacaaaataattaaaaccataaGAAGTAACAGGAattggtccccaaatatcagagtgaatagttgaaaaggaaaaattacattGCGTCTCAGACTTTTTAGGAtaagaagatctaacatgttttcctaactggcaagactcacaatctaagacttgaatgtgtttgagacttggaaccatcatcttcaacttagATAAGCTTGGGTGGCCCAACCGatcatgcaaaagttttggGGATGAAGTTGCAAAACAGGAAACTGAGGAGTtaggttttaagaaataaagtcctCGTGACTCGTGTCCTTCTCCAATCAGACGACCCGTACCATGTTGCTGTATAACAAAGGAATTAGCAGAAAAGGTTACAGAACAATTTAAGGAACGAGTCAATTGacttaaagagattaaattgtaaGGACAATGAGGAATATACAAAACAGAATTCAATTTTAGTGAAGGAGATAGGGAAACTTTGTGAATCCCCTTAGATGCAACTTTGGATCCATTGACAACAGTAATGAAATGAGGAGTTTTCGGAGAGgacatggaagaaaatgaagggaTGTTACCAGAGATATGATCTGAGGCAGCTGAGTCAAGAATCCATGGACTATGaccttccatagattgagagATGCGGGCAGTTGATACATTTGGCATTGAGGAGGATTGGCCAAGATTAGAAGATTTTTCAGACTTACCTCAAAAACTCTTGGTACTCTTCATCAGAAATTATAGATTCTGAATTATCAGATTTAGACACATGAGCAACTTTGTCTGGAAAGCCATGCAAGGAATAACATTTATCTTGGGTATGACCCATTCTCTTACAATATGAGCATTGAGgacgtccacttcgaccaccaCGTCCTCCTCGATTGCTCctacctcctcttcctcgtggtGTCACCATTGCTGATGTTTCAATAGCATCACTTAAATTCTCGTCTTTTACCAATATAGGTACCCGAAGGAGGCGAGTAACTAAGCCATCCATCGACGGGATTTGATCACCAGCTAAAACTTGATCACGTCCATGATCAAAATTCGAgtgtaaacttttcaaaattaggaCTACGTAAAACTTGTCAAGCTTTTTGTTGAGATTTTCTAATGAATCAACTACAAAGAAGTTCTTTAACTCTTCTACCGCAGCCTGAGCTTTTGCTACATGGGAAACCATATCATGGTTGACTTGTTTGAGAGAAGTTGCTCTTTGGGTTGCATCGAAAAGACGTTGTACatcattaacaaaaatatcttGGGCCCTTTTCCAAAAAAAGGAGCATGTCTTATAAGGTCTCAAGATATCTAGAACCTCTTGCTCAACCGATTGCCACAAAATAGCACATAACTAAAAGTCTAATTTCTGCCACTGGGATTTTTCTTCATCTGGGACCATAGAAATATCTTGTTCAAGGTGATTatggtgtccttgaccaagaaaccacaATTCCACAACAGAGGaccatgataaaaaaattttccAATTCAGTTTTGCAGATGTAATCATAGGGGTAGCAGATAAAGAGGAATTACTTCTAGTAGAAGAAGCCATTTTAAAACTATGAGAAGAAATGGGACTTAGGGTTTCAAAAACGTGAGGAAGAAAACCCTAGGTATGAGCCCAAGCCAAcgaaacagagaaaaaaaaaaccaaaacacaCTCAAGAAGCCCCGACGAGACGATCTGCAGTGACGCGGTGTAACTCCGGCACCGGGAAGGCGGCGCGTGCAGAACATGCAGTCGAGACTGGCTGGAAAGAAGCGGCGTGTGGCGCCTGGTGCGGAGGCTTTGGAGGACGGGACCACCAGGGTTGGGTTGCGCTTCTCAAGGCGCACCTAACCCTTGACTTCGCCGGAGAAAACGATGTTGGGCGATGGACGGGCCGGAAAGAAGCGGCATGTGGCGTCTGGTGCGAAGGCTTCGGAGGACGGGACCACCAGGGTTGGGTTGCGCTTCTCAAGGCACACCTAACCCTTGACTTCGCCGGAGAAAGCAACGTTGGGCGGCAGCGGCGAACAGCGGAGCGAATGGCGAAAATGACAGAGAGACGATGTCGCCGATGATAGACGAAGAAGACACAAGGGtctggctcttgataccaactTAAAGTTGAGAGAAATTGAAAAGTCTGATACAACTTACTACTGTATTTATAGAAGACAGTAGTTCTGAAAGATAAAAGGGCGAGAAGCCCCTAACAAAACCCTAACATAAATattaggcttaattacctacttagttcccatgttcggaggtaatttgctgtttagtacccggttttaaaaatgtaggcatttgatacctatgttttgaaatttgtatcaattgaatcctacccacttaacgccgttataaatctaacgtttttctgactgtgtatgtgatttgtggacgagcggttatggacgagcgttcgcttcgttggacgagcgtcctcttctgcctgactgggcgtaTGCTTCGCTGGACGaccgtcctcttctgcctgactgggcgttcgcttcgctggacgagcgtcctcttctgcctgactgggcgttcgcttcgctggacgagcgtcctcttctgcctgactgggcgttcgcttcgctggacgagcgtccactgaacgTACTTGCGTCCACAGGGCGAGCGTTATCAAttgctcgtccagcgaagcgaacgcccagtcaggcagaagaggacgctcgtccaacgaagcgaacgctcgtccataaccgctcgtccacaaatcacatacacagtcagaaaaacgttagatttataacggcgttaagtgggtaggattcaattgatacaaatttcaaaacataggtatcaaatgcttacatttttaaaaccgggtactaaacagcaaattacctctgaacatggggactaagtaggtaattaagcctaaatattaataataaaataaagacattatACTTCAACAAACCTAATTTAACGGCATAGAGccaattgaatcaaattttcacttttaaggACCCAATTggagaaaaaattaagaaagagatCTATTTAGGAAAACCCAATATAAATAGGGACTACGGAAGTGGTTTAACCCTTTTAAATCTAACAAGAAGATTCTCTTTATAAGTGGGATGTGTCACATTGAGACCTAAGTACAAGATGGGGTCAAATTTGGACCACGCTTAACAAGTTATataacaatgaacaaaaagaatCACAGGTTGAATCATATCTCAAAATAACCTCGAGTATGTAGTTAAATAAATATGGATTATGATAGGAGATTGAGAGTATATGAAAGGAGAAGGAAGCATTAGTTAGCCTAACTGTCCTGACAGTTAGGAAAGGCAAGAATGGGTCTGTATAAATAGATAGGCTTTGTTAGTTGTTGGGGGACTTTAGACTGTGGGTAATCTGTACAGGAATTGTTAATCCTGTAgggggaggttaggctctcaTAGTGGCCTTATACTTGTATTCTTTCTGTTGATAATAAAATGAGAGGTTATACAGTGTTCTGCTAGTGCATTTGTGGTATTAGTTAGGGTTTCTTGATCAGAAACCTATCAGATTACGTGCATATAACctaaagaataattatattgaataatataaattcatGCATATAGCTTCAATTAATCATTTTGAACAAACTGTGACCAAAAGACTTGCATGTTAAATTTTATCCCAATAGTAACATAAAAACCTTTTTCCTAGTCAAACaagtatattaaataataactaacaTAAGTTCATTTAAGCATGCGACTTGAAATTTTAGACAAATTaacagatatatatatatatatatatatatatatatatatatatatatatatatatatatatatatatatttggtaaCAATTATCCTTCTAAGTTGTTAGAGTTACTTCGCACAACATACCAATTTCTACTGTAGCaattatttccaaatttatatgttaaatcaTTATCGTATGTTAATATATCTGTTTCGAATCAGATTTCAGTAAAACTAAAATCAAGATCAGATAAAAAGTGATAAATATTTATGCTTCGTTATTTTTTACCTGATTGCagcaaaaaaaaagagaaaagttcTTTAGGACTAATGGGGGAGTATGATTTCGTTCTTTATTCTGATAGATAGTCTAACCTGCGCCAGAGGTTTTCCCAACACCTTCCACCTTTTTATCGTTGGAATCCTTCAACAAGCAAGCATAACCCGACCTCTTTGTGGAAACATTAACTATGCCCGGCGCCATCTTCTGTTCAGAATCTGAACAATGACCTTTGAAAGGCTTCATATAACAAAACCTGAAATAGCAAGCAGAAATCACAAATGATTATAACACAGCAAATGCAAACAAACTCTTTTTATTTCACTCCAATTTACAAGTAACATCAGAATTTTTGTGTGAAATATCTTTTAACATACCATTCCAAAGGCAATTTTCTGCTATCAAAGTCTGTAGGTAATATTCTCCACTTTCTGCACTTGTCACATTGAACCCACTCATGATCAGGTTTGAAGACACAATTATCTTTGTTCTGcataagtaataaaagtaacaGTTAGTATAAGACCCAGGGTATGAAGATACGCATGTCAAAGTTCTGATTTTTGTCATGCAAGTACAGAAGTGTAAATCTACTTTATCTAATATCCTGTTTAATCACACGTAACTATACAGGAATCAACGTCTTACAAAGAGAAACAAGTAAATGCCATTCTTACGACATACCTCGAGTAAAGCAGacattgtaaaatttaaattgaatacGTGTACCAAATTCAATTAAACGAAACAACCTCAGATGATGGCTTATTTTGATAGAATAATAACCAGAACTTCAAAAAAGAACCATAGTTTTGGTAGAATTTAAAAGAAGTGTCTTTACCAACTCAAGGGCGTCAAAATTGTTGTCCCAGTATTCATCTACTTTTCTACTCAGCCACTGCTCAAGACATGCATATTGTTCTGAGTCTTGGAATCCCTGCTTGTTATTGTGTACCCACACCCGGCCATCCTCGTCATcctatgaaaaagaaagaaaaatgtacAAGAATTTAGGTGTTGCAAAGAGCGAGAAAAATTCtactgaaaataaataatttgttgaaGAATTGATTGCAATGACATAAGTTTAATCAAAATTTGGAAACAAACCATCAGAAAAAGTTCCATAGGAAAACATGGCTTGCCTAATTATCAAAGGACCATTCAAAATGTGAAAAGACAAGCTAATTTTTAATCATCCATAAGAAAAGATGCACAACATTGTTAAAGCTAACGAGCACATAAATTTAACTTGTCTCGCTTTCTGGAAGAAACCACAAGTGGTGAAGCAACTCACCTTATCCACAGTtgaaacaaaaagaataattgTATTTTAGCAATATTATACTAGTGCATATAAAAGCTCTAGCCCAAAAGCATGAATTCTCAAAAAATTTCTTCCCCAAATTGGTCACCCCATTAGCTTTCCAAGTTAGGATCAGAAGTGACCAACTCTAACATTTTGAACTGCAACTCAAGAAATTGTAAAGCACTCAGTCATATCATATGGCAGATTGTACAAACACAAATATGTTTGTCAAATTAAATGGAGAACAACAAAAAGTTCAAACATATCTTTCTAAACACTTTCATTAAGTAAAATTCATGTAGAAATTGAATTCCACCAAATAGTAATGTTTGTAAGAGTGTTTTGCCAACACCTCAAATGAATGAATCAAACCAAGAAGCAAGCATACACTTATTAGTCCAACAAGGTTACACTATGGAATACAGGCAAACCAATAAGAAAAAgacatacattaacaaaatgaaaacgGGAAATAAATACCATTAAATTGGTCACATCAACAACACCAATTACACCCCGGCCAACATCTGCACTATGAGTCATTCCACCAACTCTCTTGTAAGCCtgagaaaaacaaacaaatttaggCTTTTACAAAATGTATTCAAGTTAAGCATACGTAAAATACCTGAAAATCCAAAACCTCCATATTTCAGGGTATTCCATGACTATTTTAGTGGCTATTAATCAACATTAGCAAACAAGCCAACTCCTCACCTCAATTAGGCGACCATGCCAATACAAAAACATTCCACAGTTGGCCCGCTCCCACTCTAATTGACTAAATCCAAGAATTAATTCAACTGGCCTTCTCAAGATGTCACCAGTTTCAACAATAGTTTGAGTAAGGAATTTTGATAATGGTCGACTTTTAACCTgatcaaaaacaaaaagaaaaacaattaaataatagacTTGGAAGGCTCCTCCCCTAACAAACAAATTGAAACACAAGAATGCTATTACCAATGTTCTTTGTACACTTATCTTCATTCGaggaactaaaaatataatttctaaataaGCTCGTAGTGAGTAATCCAATGGTACCTGCAGACAATACAAAATATTACAAATGCAACATATTTTCAACTGACAATATCTTTAGTGAAAGAGATGCCAAACCTTTTGACTAATCTGGCCTGGACGAGAACGAGTCCTCTTGCTTCGGATAAGAATGTCACCTTGGTGAAAAGAACTCCCACCTTTTAGTCCATCATGCCATTCTAAACAATACTTTGATCCCCATTCATCCAAGTTCCATATGTATATTTGTGTTCCTGTACCAGTACCAAACAGGGCTGCCTTTTCACCAATAAGATACTTGTTAAATGGTGAAAAATCCTTAATAGCTTTCAAATTGTATTTTGCCAAAGCTTCAGACTGCATACTTAGGTCAATTTCCATAAGTTGTCCTTGTCGGCAATAGCTGACTATGGGAATTTCAATATTCTGcactcaaataaaatatttaagcagaataaaaattaaaagaattcaaTTAACTTCTGGAGTAGTCAATTAATTCCAATCAACATAGGGAATATTTAAAGGGTCAACTTTTTTAATATGGTGTAACTTACATCTTTGCCTTCATTCAATGATTGTGAAAGAAAAGCTAGAGATCTGGAAGTAGTTGTTTGTGTTAGAACCAGAACATCTCTCCCAAGCCTCATTGCTCCTGTCTATGGAAGAAAGGCAAAAAGAACAACACTTCAGAATTCACCGAGGCAAGAACAGATAACTGAGTTTGAAAAagacattataatttatattttattccaaATTAGCATGGAACCAAAAGCATGAAAGTCCATCCAATAGAATGCATCAAAGTTAAACCACAGTAGTTAACCTAGTACATAAACCCCAGATATAAAAGATAGCAGCAATTTATCCAATCCCATCCTAAAAGACCATTAGCTAACCTAGTTAAGCCCAAACATTAAAGAAAGAAGCCATTTATCCAATCTTGTATCGTAAAAAACCAGCTATAAGTTAGAGTTCATAGGAGGCAGAGAGGAAAAAGATAAGAGAGAAAACTACTTTGAATCCAACACCAAATTTGCCAATGCGGTCCGTGTCAACTTTATGAGATTGCTTGTGCCCAAAAGATACCATTTTCATAACCTCATCATGGTTCATCCCTTGTCCATCATCAATAAGACACAGCATCGGAACATCCTTCCGAGATTTCTTCAACTGGATGATATCTACAAAAATGTCCATTctgaaagataaataaaaataataagtacaATTTGAGGAGactaaagataaataaaatatatttaagagaACTTTAATCGCCTCTTATACGTTcttgttagatgttaagttgtgtgtttctgttaattggaCTTAGCCCATTATGTATTTAGagtttaacccttatcttacattataaataaactaccctatgtgtatgctaaacacataagggagatttctcctaatcttcttcactatattcaatatggtatctagagcacaggaatagttcccgccaactccacggtctccggtACCCATCACCGCCGTagtcgccgccgccgccggagTTCTGGAATCGACCAacgaccacaccatcggaatcgtctcggccgggcgaccaccgtggaACAAAGATCGCGGCGAACGGACCACCCACgggcctccacgcgccgccgcaacAATCACCGCTGCCGCCGCTTCCCGCCTCGTGTGCCGGCGCGTCGTCGGAGAGTTCCGCCGCCGATCAGAACCGCTGTGATCGtctcctcgccctctttctggatctgtggtcgttgcgtcaatcggagcactttggatttttttagggtttctccctctccatggctgcCCAACTTGATGATCGGAATCGGTCTCGCCAACcaggtaaaggacgtccaaaatgtgaccactgtggcaagctaggccacaaaattgatagatgttatgcacttcatggacgtcctcctcgacctatagcaatggctaattctgatccacctccccgatcaccgtctgcagaccatcctacttcatcaaataccataaataaccctttactctttcaggaatttctcagatggtatgagaaccgtcagcactctagttccacaACATCTGCTTCTGTTATACGCACAGGTACTCCTTTTGTCGGTCTGACTCACTCTctcggatcttgggtccttgactcaggcgccatcgatcatatcactggtaacaagtccttgttttcttccttgtcatgtccggttAATTTATCCTCGGTAacgatggctgatgggtctagagtctcatctcatggtattggtactgttcatatttttccgtccatatccattgataatgtactttatgtccctgggtctccttTTAACTTATTGTTCGTAAGTCATCTAACTCgttcccttaattgtgttatttcatttaccaaagattctgtttggttgcaggactgGAGTTCGAACCACATGATTgacacaggatgtgagtctcatggcctatatcatctcagcccttctccacatgctggcgtaatcatggagtcaccatcccttttcatgctcagttagatcatcccagtcttgccaaattgcagcaacttgttccgagtctgtccaaattatcaagtttgtcgtgtgagtcttgtcagttaggtaaacatacttgtagttcctttcctcgtagtgtttcACAACGAGCGTCATCCCCATTTTCATTGGTacattctgatatttggggacctagtcgtgttaagtcaactttaggatttcaatattttgttacctttattgatgactattccagatgtacttggttgtttctcatgaagaatcgttctgagttgttttctatttttcaaacttttttcaatgaaataaaaactcagtttggggtttctattcgcactttaggcagtgataatggccgtgaatacctttctcaacagtttaaacattttatgacttctcatggcattcttcaccaaacctcatgtgcttatacccctcaacaaaatggggtggctgagcgcaagaatagacaccttattgaaacaactcgtacccttctcattcatggtcaagtaccctcacgtttttggggtgatgttgttctcacggcatgttatcttatcaaccgcatgccatcttccgtcctagcgaacaaaatccctcattctatcttatttccttaagaccctctacatccattacctcttagagtttttggatctgcatgttttgttcatgattttagtcctggtcttgataagttatctcctaggtctcacaaatgtgtcttcttaggatttccacggtcacaaaagggctataagtgttttccccttccctcaatcgtcattttatctctgctgatgtcacttttgatgaatcttctttttactttacacatctatcttctagttctgtacctgttactgttgatattccttttatctgtgatcctcctggtgatgctccacccattttgtctcctccttctttagactctcattcaccacaggatcgtccttcaccaccaccccttcaggtttatagtcgccgcaattgtctccctcatgactcactttcAGTGCCGCCTCccgtgtctcctccggctccagcaaatgagtctgacttgcctattgccctccgtaaaggcatacgctctacccgtaacccttcccctcattatactgttcttagttaccacagattatctccatctttttacacttgtctctcatctatttcttctgtgtcaattcctaaatttgtgggtgatgccttaactcatcctggctggcgtcaagctatgctggatgaattaagtgttttacagaaaagtggaacttgggagcttgtccaattaccatctgaaaagtctgttgttggttgcaggtgggtgtatgctatcaaggttggccctgatggcacaattgatcgtctgaaagctcgactggttgccaaaggctacacacagatttttggtttggattatgttgatactttttctcctgtggcaaaaatgacctctgttcgcctattcattgccatggccgctcttcgacaatggcctctttaccaacttgatgtcaaaaatgctttcctaaatggtgatttgcatgaagaaatttatatggagcaactgcctagctttgttgctcagggggagtcatctggattggtatgtcgtcttcgcaaatccttatatggcctaaaacaatctcctcgggcctggtttggtaaattcagctgTATTCAATAGTTCTCAtatctatattaatatttttcttgtaCAATGAGTACATGGAAGAGTAAATATGAAAAGCCAAAAGTAGATTCGTAGGTAAATAAGACCTATTCTAATGCTCTCCTTCAAGCTCTATACAAATTGCATGTACCAAGCTtagaacaaataaattaaacacaaGATCCTCCCAAGGATTTTGTTAATGCATCTGCAAGTTCATCATTGGATCTGAAAAACTCATTACAAATTTCCTTGATCAACAACATCAACTTTACCCAAATAACAAGGTCAATTTTTATGTATTCAGTCATATCTTTGAATACTAGATTGGAAGCGGCATGGATAGCAATTTgattatcacaatacatcttcgTTTGTTGAATCTCACAAACATTTAGTTGTTGATAGAACTGTTTTACCATACAAGTTCACAAGAGATGACGTTGGGCCCCTAGAACCTTTTTGATTTGAGGTATCTTAGGATACAAATGATAACATACCAATGATTAATACAAGGAATCTATATGAACTGACTAACAACAAACTGCATCAGATAAATCAAGTCTAGTAATAGTAAGACATATCACAAATGTTTAGTTCTTGACAGAAGTTCACTAGTAAGAGATGACATTGGCATCCTGGAACCTTTTTGAGGTATCTTAGGATACAAATGATAACATGGAGATAGAATGAAATAATGAACCTTACTGTTGAGAAAGGATCGCATtctgttaataagaaaacaaGTAATTAAGGTAACATTGCTCTAATGACGAATCAGTACATTAGCACCAAGCAACACGGTATGAAAAAATTCAACCATGTGTCTACTTTTCTTTCTACTATACTGTTTTGTTGAGGTGTGTGAGGATAAGTAAACAGGTGTAAATGTCATGTGaacttaaaacaataaaaaaattagacaaGTAATCTTTCGCATTGTtacttcttaaaattttaattacttggtcatgttgattttttgtttcattataaAAAGGATATAAAGATAAACAATTGTTCAAAACATGTTTCATTAGATAAATCCAAGTAGATATGGAATACTTATCAATGAAAGTAACAAAATATCGAAAAGGAAAATATGAGACATAACTTGAGTCttgttga harbors:
- the LOC108334746 gene encoding uncharacterized protein LOC108334746 isoform X1, whose translation is MVMFLVLKKDKKMICTTRCLDPPIDLPQELSLTCEISKNKIHSLSEFPQFSLTPVPNNLHEMSEWGNFLNYLCKKDKVALINFEQYQFYILPPALVSTSSSVNVAYNIDNTGSVDTRPRDSESAGSQLEECGGPNTAEGLKFSRAEETCNEYQSRVPLKNFIRADPSYLKTLGQAHSGWIFGAIAELVDNSKDAKATKMDIFVDIIQLKKSRKDVPMLCLIDDGQGMNHDEVMKMVSFGHKQSHKVDTDRIGKFGVGFKTGAMRLGRDVLVLTQTTTSRSLAFLSQSLNEGKDNIEIPIVSYCRQGQLMEIDLSMQSEALAKYNLKAIKDFSPFNKYLIGEKAALFGTGTGTQIYIWNLDEWGSKYCLEWHDGLKGGSSFHQGDILIRSKRTRSRPGQISQKVPLDYSLRAYLEIIFLVPRMKISVQRTLVKSRPLSKFLTQTIVETGDILRRPVELILGFSQLEWERANCGMFLYWHGRLIEAYKRVGGMTHSADVGRGVIGVVDVTNLMDDEDGRVWVHNNKQGFQDSEQYACLEQWLSRKVDEYWDNNFDALELNKDNCVFKPDHEWVQCDKCRKWRILPTDFDSRKLPLEWFCYMKPFKGHCSDSEQKMAPGIVNVSTKRSGYACLLKDSNDKKVEGVGKTSGAGASITITKAFRSEEVLDEKNKQGLKLWEATVLISLYVNTI
- the LOC108334746 gene encoding uncharacterized protein LOC108334746 isoform X2, which translates into the protein MVMFLVLKKDKKMICTTRCLDPPIDLPQELSLTCEISKNKIHSLSEFPQFSLTPVPNNLHEMSEWGNFLNYLCKKDKVALINFEQYQFYILPPALVSTSSSVNVAYNIDNTGSVDTRPRDSESGSQLEECGGPNTAEGLKFSRAEETCNEYQSRVPLKNFIRADPSYLKTLGQAHSGWIFGAIAELVDNSKDAKATKMDIFVDIIQLKKSRKDVPMLCLIDDGQGMNHDEVMKMVSFGHKQSHKVDTDRIGKFGVGFKTGAMRLGRDVLVLTQTTTSRSLAFLSQSLNEGKDNIEIPIVSYCRQGQLMEIDLSMQSEALAKYNLKAIKDFSPFNKYLIGEKAALFGTGTGTQIYIWNLDEWGSKYCLEWHDGLKGGSSFHQGDILIRSKRTRSRPGQISQKVPLDYSLRAYLEIIFLVPRMKISVQRTLVKSRPLSKFLTQTIVETGDILRRPVELILGFSQLEWERANCGMFLYWHGRLIEAYKRVGGMTHSADVGRGVIGVVDVTNLMDDEDGRVWVHNNKQGFQDSEQYACLEQWLSRKVDEYWDNNFDALELNKDNCVFKPDHEWVQCDKCRKWRILPTDFDSRKLPLEWFCYMKPFKGHCSDSEQKMAPGIVNVSTKRSGYACLLKDSNDKKVEGVGKTSGAGASITITKAFRSEEVLDEKNKQGLKLWEATVLISLYVNTI
- the LOC108334746 gene encoding uncharacterized protein LOC108334746 isoform X3; protein product: MVMFLVLKKDKKMICTTRCLDPPIDLPQELSLTCEISKNKIHSLSEFPQFSLTPVPNNLHEMSEWGNFLNYLCKKDKVALINFEQYQFYILPPALVSTSSSVNVAYNIDNTGSVDTRPRDSESAGSQLEECGGPNTAEGLKFSRAEETCNEYQSRVPLKNFIRADPSYLKTLGQAHSGWIFGAIAELVDNSKDAKATKMDIFVDIIQLKKSRKDVPMLCLIDDGQGMNHDEVMKMVSFGHKQSHKVDTDRIGKFGVGFKTGAMRLGRDVLVLTQTTTSRSLAFLSQSLNEGKDNIEIPIVSYCRQGQLMEIDLSMQSEALAKYNLKAIKDFSPFNKYLIGEKAALFGTGTGTQIYIWNLDEWGSKYCLEWHDGLKGGSSFHQGDILIRSKRTRSRPGQISQKVPLDYSLRAYLEIIFLVPRMKISVQRTLVKSRPLSKFLTQTIVETGDILRRPVELILGFSQLEWERANCGMFLYWHGRLIEAYKRVGGMTHSADVGRGVIGVVDVTNLMDDEDGRVWVHNNKQGFQDSEQYACLEQWLSRKVDEYWDNNFDALELNKDNCVFKPDHEWVQCDKCRKWRILPTDFDSRKLPLEWFCYMKPFKGHCSDSEQKMAPGIVNVSTKRSGYACLLKDSNDKKVEGVGKTSGADDKSIKYEDAKFPALKRLRKGQWKQ
- the LOC108334746 gene encoding uncharacterized protein LOC108334746 isoform X4, yielding MVMFLVLKKDKKMICTTRCLDPPIDLPQELSLTCEISKNKIHSLSEFPQFSLTPVPNNLHEMSEWGNFLNYLCKKDKVALINFEQYQFYILPPALVSTSSSVNVAYNIDNTGSVDTRPRDSESAGSQLEECGGPNTAEGLKFSRAEETCNEYQSRVPLKNFIRADPSYLKTLGQAHSGWIFGAIAELVDNSKDAKATKMDIFVDIIQLKKSRKDVPMLCLIDDGQGMNHDEVMKMVSFGHKQSHKVDTDRIGKFGVGFKTGAMRLGRDVLVLTQTTTSRSLAFLSQSLNEGKDNIEIPIVSYCRQGQLMEIDLSMQSEALAKYNLKAIKDFSPFNKYLIGEKAALFGTGTGTQIYIWNLDEWGSKYCLEWHDGLKGGSSFHQGDILIRSKRTRSRPGQISQKVKSRPLSKFLTQTIVETGDILRRPVELILGFSQLEWERANCGMFLYWHGRLIEAYKRVGGMTHSADVGRGVIGVVDVTNLMDDEDGRVWVHNNKQGFQDSEQYACLEQWLSRKVDEYWDNNFDALELNKDNCVFKPDHEWVQCDKCRKWRILPTDFDSRKLPLEWFCYMKPFKGHCSDSEQKMAPGIVNVSTKRSGYACLLKDSNDKKVEGVGKTSGAGASITITKAFRSEEVLDEKNKQGLKLWEATVLISLYVNTI